Proteins encoded by one window of Aphis gossypii isolate Hap1 chromosome X, ASM2018417v2, whole genome shotgun sequence:
- the LOC114125109 gene encoding venom serine carboxypeptidase-like — translation MSAAFRVILACCAAGCCVWRRAACLSSESTPLYLRSAYPLWDPESTPSHSAAEPLLLTPYLRNGNILRAKQLARVTEVYRPQRVVSYSGYFTVDDQHNSNLFFWFFPATSLYYETKAPLILWLEGGPGASAAFSVFKEIGPFNSSFDGKTYTIDENPLSWHNNNSLLFIDSPVGTGFSFTEHIDGYATNFTTVGEQLLEALTQFYTMFPEQRPNPFYIVAESYGGKFALSLASLIHNNKTLANIKIDGIAIGNGFLDPETLLCYGDFLYQIGLVDNNTKQEINKLESQGRKAIHDKHFVDAFYAWSGIMSTFIEQTQFPSLYNIIDGDTIPWNSTNTIGDVSYIDLLQTVDSRRALHIGDIEYTSLGVIYYKMIPDFMTSVKEHLEQLVTSYPILVYNGQMDLVVAYPLSVNLYSNMKSPYGADYKKAIRKPWYVNNKLAGYIKTVGNLTEVMVRNAGHLVSCDRPEILYDLIHKFITKRLDQ, via the exons ATGTCCGCCGCGTTCCGTGTAATACTCGCGTGTTGCGCCGCCGGGTGTTGCGTATGGCGGCGGGCCGCGTGCCTGTCGTCCGAGTCGACGCCGCTGTACCTGCGGAGCGCGTACCCGCTGTGGGATCCCGAGTCCACGCCGTCCCATTCGGCCGCCGAGCCGCTGCTGCTCACGCCGTACCTGCGCAACGGCAACATACTCAGGGCCAAGCAACTGGCCCGGGTGACCGAAGTGTACCGGCCGCAGCGCGTGGTCAGCTACTCCGGTTACTTCACGGTCGACGACCAACACAACTCCAATCTGTTCTTCTGGTTCTTCCCCGCAACG agtcTTTACTATGAAACAAAAGCTCCATTAATTTTATGGCTAGAAGGTGGCCCTGGTGCCAGTGCGGCATTCAGCGTATTTAAAGAAATCGGCCCGTTCAATTCTTCATTTGACGGGAAAACCTATACGATCGATGAAAATCCATTATCTTGGCACAATAACAATTCATTACTATTTATCGACAGTCCTGTTGGAAcag gaTTTAGTTTCACTGAACATATTGACGGTTATGCAACAAACTTCACGACCGTTGGAGAACAACTTTTAGAAGCTTTAACACAATTTTACACCATGTTTCCCGAACAGCGACCAAATCCGTTCTATATTGTTGCTGAATCATACGGTG GCAAGTTTGCACTTTCTTTGGCGTCATTAATCCACAATAACAAAACATtagctaatataaaaattgatggaATCGCAATTGGAAATGGATTTTTAGATCCCGAAACATTATTGTGTTATGGAGATTTTCTATACCAAATTGGTTTAGTtgataacaatacaaaacaagaaattaataaattggaaTCCCAAGGTAGAAAAGCAATACACGATAAACACTTTGTCGATGCATTTTAT gcTTGGAGTGGTATAATGAGTACGTTTATCGAGCAAACTCAATTCCCAAGCTTGTACAATATCATTGACGGCGACACGATTCCGTGGAATTCCACAAACACCATAGGGGACGTTAGCTACATTGACTTATTGCAGACGGTCGACAGCCGGAGAGCGCTGCACATCGGTGATATTGAGTATACTAGTTTGGGCGTGATCTATTACAAAATGATACCGGACTTCATGACCTCGGTTAAGGAACACTTGGAACAGCTGGTGACCAGTTATCCCATTCTGGTGTATAATGGTCAGATGGACCTGGTCGTGGCATATCCGCTGTCCGTCAACTTGTATTCGAACATGAAGAGCCCGTACGGAGCTGATTACAAAAAAGCGATCAGAAAACCGtggtatgtaaataataagttgGCCGGTTACATAAAAACGGTGGGAAACCTCACGGAAGTGATGGTGAGAAACGCGGGCCACTTGGTATCCTGCGACAGACCAGAAATCTTGTACGATctcatacataaatttattacaaaacgaCTCGATCAATAA